The Tautonia marina genomic interval GGGTCGTTCCTCCTCCCTTGCCACGATTGGGAGAAATCTCCTCATGAGTGCCGGACCCAGTACTCTCCCCTCCTTTGGCTCTGCCGAAGCCAAACTGTTTCGGCCGAAGGAGGTGACCGACTTCACCTCGGCCGGTCTGAACCCTGCGCTGGTCGAGTCGCTCGTCCTGAAGTTCTTGCTGGGTGTCGGGGTTTCGTCCGGGCGTCGCATTGCCGACGAGCTGGGATTGCCCTTCGGGCCGTTCCCCGATTTCCTCCGCGGCCTGAAGGCGAACCAGATCGTCACCTACACCGATACCGCCGCCGCCAACGATTACTACTTCTCCCTCACCGACGCCGGCCGCTCCCGCGCCCGAGGCTACATGGAAGAGTGTGCTTATGTTGGAACGGCGCCGGTTCCCTTTGCGGATTACCTCGAATCCGTCGCAGCCCAGACCATCGCCACCGAACATCCAAAAGAGGCCGACCTTCGTCGCGCCTTCTCCGACCTCTTGATCTCCGAATCGATGTTCCAGGTCCTCGGCCCCGCGATCAATTCGGGCAAGGGAATGTTCCTGTATGGTTATCCCGGCAACGGAAAAACGAGCATCGCCGAACGGATTACCCGATGTTTCGGCACGACTGTCTGGATTCCAAGAACGATCCTCGTGGAGGGCCAGATTCTCAAGCTCTTTGACCCAACCAACCATGAACCGATCGAAGCCCGACGCGGCGGGATTCTTCGAAAAGACGACCAGGACGACCGCTGGATCGAGATTCGACGCCCCACCATCGTCGCCGGTGGCGAACTGACGATGGACGCCCTCGAAATCTACTTCGACAAGGACAACAAAATCTGCGAGGCCCCCTTGCAGATGAAAGCCAATAACGGAACCTTCCTCATCGATGACTTCGGCCGACAGCGCATGGCTCCCATCGAGTTGCTCAACCGCTGGATCGTCCCCCTTGAAAAACGCTACGACTACCTTCGTCTTCCCAATGGAAAACAAATCCAGGTTCCGTTTGATCAGTTGATTTTGTTCTCAACCAACCTCGAACCCAAGGACCTCGTCGATGAAGCCTTCCTCCGCCGCATTCCCTATAAGATCAACGCCGCCGACCCAACCGAAGACATGTTCCGCAAGATGATCGAAATCTTCGCCCCCAAGCTCGGATTCGAGACGATCAACCAGGACGCCGTCGATTACCTGATCTCCCAGCACTACGCCCGCGTCAATCGTCCGTTCCGCTGCTGCCAGCCGCGCGACCTGCTGCTGCAAATTCGCAACTACTGCATTTACAACGATCTGCCTCTTGAACTCAAACCCGAATACTTCGACTTCGCCGCCGGAAACTATTTCACCGTGCTCTGATCACCCGTGGTGGCCTCGGCTCGGCTCTCGATTCGCTATAATGCTTGCGAATCCCTTCTCCGAGCCCGAGGCCCTCCCGTGACCGCTGTTGACTACGATGTTGCCGTCCTTGGCGCAGGTGCCGCTGGCCTCTTCGCCGCCGTTCGGGCCGCCGAACGAGGTCGCCGGGTCGTGGTGGTTGAGAAGAACCGCCGCCCAGGCGTCAAGATCCTCATGTCCGGGGGCACCCGTTGCAACATCACCAACGCCCGCGGTCTGAAGGATCGTTCGGTCGTTTCCGGTCCCATCGACCCCGCCTTCAACCCGAAAGAAGCCCGAGGCTCTCGGAGCATCATGGAGGCCTTCGGCCCGAACGGCCGATTTCTCGGACCGGCTTTGAAGGCTCTGAGCGTCGAGCAAACCGTCCGGCTGTTCGAAGCCGAGGGTGTCGCAACCAAGATCGAAGGCAACGGCAAGGTCTTCCCCGTCTCCGATAAGGCGGTCGATGTGCTCGATGCCCTGGCCCGACGCCTCGATCGCAGTGGCGCGGAACTTCGTACCCTTTGCCCGGTCAGCGCGGTCGAGGCTCTGGACGATGCCTTCCTGGTCCATCTGCCCGATGGCGCTCTCCGGGCGCGCCGAGTGATCCTCTCCGTGGGGGGCCAGTCCTATCCCGGTTGCGGCACGACGGGCGACGGCTACGCAATCGCCCGCTCATTCGGCCATACGATCGTTCCCCCGAAACCGGCCCTGGTGCCGCTGCGGATCGAGGCCGATTGGGTCCGCGAGTTGAAAGGAATCACCGTTCCTGATGCGGTCGCCCGCGTCCTCGTCCCTAGAGGCCCGAAGCTGGCCGACCGTCGCGAGGCGGTTCTCTTTGCCCACTTCGGCCTCACCGGCCCGGCCATCCTCGATGTCAGTGGCCCCGTCGCCCGCTTCGACGGACCAGCCCCCTTAATGCTCGAACTCGATTTCGTCCCTGACACCCGCCTTGAAGTCCTCGATGCCCAGCTTCAGGCGTCTGCTCGATCCGGTCGGCGCCTCGTCTCGAACCTGCTCCCGGAGGAGCTTCCCCGGCGTCTGACGACCGCCCTGATGCGTGCCTGCGCCGTGCCCGAGGACCGGGTCGGCCCCGAACTTTCCCGAGACGAACGCCGCCGCCTTCTTGCTGGCTTCAAATCCCTCCGGCTCCCGATCGCCGGGACCCTCGGCTTTGCCAAGGCCGAGGTCACCAGCGGAGGCGTTGCGCTCGACGAGGTCGATCCTGCCACGCTCGAAAGCCGACTCCAGCCGGGCTTCCATTTGATCGGAGAGGTCCTCGATCTCGACGGTCGGATCGGCGGCTACAACTTCCAGGCCGCCTGGAGTAGCGGCTGGCTTGCGGGAGATTCCGTTTGAGCCCGCTCGATCTTCGGCTCAGAGGATGTAACGGCTCAGGTCCTCATCCTCGGTCAGGGGAGCCAGTACCGACCGCACCCGGTTTGCGTCGATCACCTCGCGCTTGCCTTTGTGGTCAGGAGCGTCAAAGCTGATCTCCTCGACCACCCGTTCCAAAATCGTATGCAAGCGCCTTGCTCCGATATTCTGCGTCGATCGGTTCACGGCAAAGGCAATCTCAGCCATCGCGTCGATCGCATCCTCGGTGAAATCGAGTTTCAGGCCCTCGGTACCGAGCAACGCCTGATACTGCCGAACGAGCGACGCGCGCGGCTCTCGGAGAATGCGGCCGAAGTCCTCTTGCGTCAGGTCGTTCAGTTCCACCCGAATCGGGAACCGGCCTTGCAGCTCCGGCATCAGGTCCGACGGCTTCGAGCGATGAAACGCTCCGGCCGCGACAAACAGCACAAAATCGGTGCGGACCGGGCCGTACTTGGTTGTCACCGTTGTTCCCTCAACGATCGGCAGCAAGTCGCGTTGCACCCCCTGGCGAGAGACGTCCGGCCCTCGGCTCGACCCTTCATCCCCTGCGATCTTGTCGATCTCATCGAGGAAGATGATCCCCGACTCCTCGGCCAGGGCCACGGCCGCGCGGTTGATCTTCTCCGGGTCGAGCAAGGCTTCGGCCTCCTGCTCGATCAGAAGTGGTCGAGCGTCTCGAACCGCCATACGCCGCGTTTGGCTCGGCTTGGGCATGAGTTTCTCGAACATGCCCTGCAAGTCCATTTCCATCTGCTCAGTATTGCCCGCCCCCAGAATGGAGACCGGGGCCATCGCTCGACCGGGAATGACCAGCTCAACCTCGGCGTCTTCCATCTCTCCCGCGGCGAGGCGCGTTTTCATTTTTTCACGGGTTCGTTTTCGGCGTTCGGCGGCTTCATCCACCTCGCCGGTCGGAGTCGCGGCCCAGGTCGTCCGGGAAGGAGGGGTCACCTCGGGAAGCAGGAGGTCGAGCAACTTCGCCTCGGCTCGCTCACGAGCTTGCGCTTCAACCCGCTGCCGCTCCTCGGCCTTGACGAGGAGGATGCTCGCCTCGACCAGTTCCCGGACCATGCTCTCCACATCGCGACCGTAATAGCCGACCTCGGTGAACTTCGTCGCCTCCACCTTCACAAACGGAGCGCCGACCAGTTGCGCCAGCCGTCGGGCGATCTCCGTCTTGCCCACTCCGGTCGGGCCAATCAAGAGGATGTTCTTCGGGGTCACTTGCCTCCGGATTTCTTCGTCCAGTTGTCGGCGCCGCCAACGATTGCGGAGGGCAAGGGCCACTGCTCGCTTGGCGTCGTGCTGGCCGACGATATCGCGGTCCAGCTCACTCACGATCTGTCGAGGGGTCAGGTCGTCGCTCATCCGGGGAACTCCGAGGATCAGGAATCGTCGAGGTCGTGTCGCCAGTCTCATTGGCTCAGGGATTCGGAAGTTCTTCGACCGTAATGCTCTCGTTCGTGTAGATGTCGATTCCGGCGGCGATCTTGAGAGACTCTCGCACGATTTCCCCCGGGGAAAGCTCGGTATGAGCCACCAGCGCCCGAGCCGAGGCCAGGGCATACGCCCCTCCCGAACCGGCGCAAAGGATGCCGTCGGTCGGCTGGATCACGTCTCCCGACCCACTCAACAGCAAGCTATGCCGCTCGTCGGCCACGATCAGCAAGGCTTCGAGCCGCCGCAAGGCCCGATCGGTGCGCCAAAGCTTGGCCAGTTCGATGGCCG includes:
- a CDS encoding AAA family ATPase, giving the protein MSAGPSTLPSFGSAEAKLFRPKEVTDFTSAGLNPALVESLVLKFLLGVGVSSGRRIADELGLPFGPFPDFLRGLKANQIVTYTDTAAANDYYFSLTDAGRSRARGYMEECAYVGTAPVPFADYLESVAAQTIATEHPKEADLRRAFSDLLISESMFQVLGPAINSGKGMFLYGYPGNGKTSIAERITRCFGTTVWIPRTILVEGQILKLFDPTNHEPIEARRGGILRKDDQDDRWIEIRRPTIVAGGELTMDALEIYFDKDNKICEAPLQMKANNGTFLIDDFGRQRMAPIELLNRWIVPLEKRYDYLRLPNGKQIQVPFDQLILFSTNLEPKDLVDEAFLRRIPYKINAADPTEDMFRKMIEIFAPKLGFETINQDAVDYLISQHYARVNRPFRCCQPRDLLLQIRNYCIYNDLPLELKPEYFDFAAGNYFTVL
- a CDS encoding BaiN/RdsA family NAD(P)/FAD-dependent oxidoreductase; protein product: MTAVDYDVAVLGAGAAGLFAAVRAAERGRRVVVVEKNRRPGVKILMSGGTRCNITNARGLKDRSVVSGPIDPAFNPKEARGSRSIMEAFGPNGRFLGPALKALSVEQTVRLFEAEGVATKIEGNGKVFPVSDKAVDVLDALARRLDRSGAELRTLCPVSAVEALDDAFLVHLPDGALRARRVILSVGGQSYPGCGTTGDGYAIARSFGHTIVPPKPALVPLRIEADWVRELKGITVPDAVARVLVPRGPKLADRREAVLFAHFGLTGPAILDVSGPVARFDGPAPLMLELDFVPDTRLEVLDAQLQASARSGRRLVSNLLPEELPRRLTTALMRACAVPEDRVGPELSRDERRRLLAGFKSLRLPIAGTLGFAKAEVTSGGVALDEVDPATLESRLQPGFHLIGEVLDLDGRIGGYNFQAAWSSGWLAGDSV
- the hslU gene encoding ATP-dependent protease ATPase subunit HslU, producing MSDDLTPRQIVSELDRDIVGQHDAKRAVALALRNRWRRRQLDEEIRRQVTPKNILLIGPTGVGKTEIARRLAQLVGAPFVKVEATKFTEVGYYGRDVESMVRELVEASILLVKAEERQRVEAQARERAEAKLLDLLLPEVTPPSRTTWAATPTGEVDEAAERRKRTREKMKTRLAAGEMEDAEVELVIPGRAMAPVSILGAGNTEQMEMDLQGMFEKLMPKPSQTRRMAVRDARPLLIEQEAEALLDPEKINRAAVALAEESGIIFLDEIDKIAGDEGSSRGPDVSRQGVQRDLLPIVEGTTVTTKYGPVRTDFVLFVAAGAFHRSKPSDLMPELQGRFPIRVELNDLTQEDFGRILREPRASLVRQYQALLGTEGLKLDFTEDAIDAMAEIAFAVNRSTQNIGARRLHTILERVVEEISFDAPDHKGKREVIDANRVRSVLAPLTEDEDLSRYIL
- the hslV gene encoding ATP-dependent protease subunit HslV; protein product: MTWHATTILTVRRGDRVALGGDGQVTLGNQIMKADAAKVRRLIDGRVLVGFAGSAADGFALLERFEAKLKDYPNNVPRAAIELAKLWRTDRALRRLEALLIVADERHSLLLSGSGDVIQPTDGILCAGSGGAYALASARALVAHTELSPGEIVRESLKIAAGIDIYTNESITVEELPNP